In a single window of the Bdellovibrionales bacterium genome:
- a CDS encoding iron-containing redox enzyme family protein, with protein MSTFDQAGNIWKDVTLSLSTRPWSKRLSSGDLGLPHYKGFLIETYHNAGLNPQLQGYCSLYVKGRPRETIKKFFQHAMSEIGHDSLALSDLQTLGVDQNNIINSRPLPETSAFFANAVYNIQRFGAASYLAYLFHLEFTPMQNGPAIMSMLKTKGVPSAALTFLEEHSTVDAGHLKLMKTYMDTIIDTDAELKIFKDCLYDVMILHNRLLEAAFENGEKNFSI; from the coding sequence ATGTCTACTTTTGATCAAGCAGGTAATATCTGGAAAGACGTAACGCTAAGCTTGAGCACTAGACCTTGGTCCAAGCGTTTATCATCTGGTGATTTGGGGCTTCCGCACTATAAAGGATTTTTAATCGAAACCTACCATAATGCCGGTTTGAATCCACAACTTCAGGGATACTGCTCACTGTATGTGAAGGGGCGGCCTCGAGAAACAATTAAGAAGTTCTTCCAGCATGCCATGTCCGAGATCGGGCACGATTCTTTAGCTCTTTCAGATCTTCAGACTCTGGGTGTGGATCAAAATAATATTATAAATAGTCGACCTCTACCAGAAACATCGGCGTTTTTCGCGAACGCTGTTTATAATATTCAACGTTTTGGGGCTGCAAGTTATTTAGCGTACCTGTTTCATCTCGAGTTCACCCCAATGCAGAATGGGCCAGCAATTATGTCTATGCTAAAAACAAAAGGAGTGCCCTCTGCTGCGCTTACTTTTTTGGAAGAGCATTCGACCGTGGATGCCGGCCATCTAAAATTGATGAAAACGTATATGGATACGATAATAGATACGGACGCTGAACTAAAAATATTCAAAGATTGTCTTTATGATGTGATGATTCTTCATAATCGGTTACTTGAGGCGGCTTTTGAAAATGGAGAAAAAAACTTCAGTATTTAA